cctatgttagaatttaacaaaaaaaaaaacaaaaaacaaaaaattgaaaaatagatatactaaattgacactttttaaagcaTATAGATACGATTTCAAAACTAATGGAAGATGAGAGTTAAGAGGGAGAAAACCAACCTGGATTATGCTGCGATGAAAAACTTTGTGTAAGAACCTCGACCCGAAGCACTTTCCATTGTTAACCTGTTCGAGGGTTTCGTGGATTATCTCCAGTAGACTTCCATATGTCAATTTGCTATTTCTCTGAACCGTTTGGATCAAAGCATAGGTCATTGCGCCAGCCATTTCATCTCCAGTGAAAGCCTGCATTTTTGGTAATGATGATATAATCTGGGAGGTATCGGCACCGCTGATATAAATGGATTTTGGAGAAAGAAAAATTCTTACAGAGGTATCGGCAGCCATTTGATCATCTCCACAAGCGCTTAAGCCAATTGCAATTCCACCGTCTGTACATTTTTTAGCTTTTGAAGGAGGGCTGTTATCTTCCCAATTCTTCCTGCAAAGTCTCAagccaaaaattaattaacaattatgCATGCATGATTACGTACAACAAAAAATGTTACCAGTCATTGCCTAACCTTAGATTTCATATGTAATACTCTCGTTCTATATTGAAAAGATGAGGAGTAGTCCACGTAGAGttggtagtttataaagattgTCATAAGTGTTAAGTCTTACATTGCTTAGTTAGAAGGTGAAATTAGACTTTAATTATAACGGATTCTAGGGaagagattattattattattatttggttgTTGTTACTactattattaataattagAGGCAAGAGATttgaaatataaatcaaatacTCACGTTCTTGCGTTGTATATGCACTCTAGATCAAGAATGGTTCCACTGTGACAAGCATCGACAATTGCATGAAGCGTGACATTTTTCTTGAGCGGCCGGACAATGGTGGAATTTATGTCGTTGTCGAGGATCATGCCTTCTTGCATGAAATCAACTGGACAAATAGTTTCATCAAACCCATCGCGCTCATCGTTGTTGAAATCTGGTTGTCGTAAGCCATGTCCGGAAAAGTAGAACACCAATCTGTCTCCGGGCTCTGAGCCCTCCACAAGCCATTTCAAGGAATCTTGTATGTTCTTCTTCGTTGG
The sequence above is drawn from the Alnus glutinosa chromosome 11, dhAlnGlut1.1, whole genome shotgun sequence genome and encodes:
- the LOC133882490 gene encoding metacaspase-1-like isoform X2 gives rise to the protein MDSRVTGSRSNTQGPSYSSPDHVRRSLLSVSNTLQSIKNRFKKKTSMNRSLDVLPLNVKHSTGPSNCHETHPRKRAVLCGVTYQNNKYRLKGTINDVKKMRDLLIDHFGYSKECIRVLTEEEDPAFIPTKKNIQDSLKWLVEGSEPGDRLVFYFSGHGLRQPDFNNDERDGFDETICPVDFMQEGMILDNDINSTIVRPLKKNVTLHAIVDACHSGTILDLECIYNARTKNWEDNSPPSKAKKCTDGGIAIGLSACGDDQMAADTSAFTGDEMAGAMTYALIQTVQRNSKLTYGSLLEIIHETLEQVNNGKCFGSRFLHKVFHRSIIQDPLLSSSEEFEVYQKEFVL
- the LOC133882490 gene encoding metacaspase-1-like isoform X1; its protein translation is MDSRVTGSRSNTQGPSYSSPDHVRRSLLSVSNTLQSIKNRFKKKTSMNRSLDVLPLNVKHSTGPSNCHETHPRKRAVLCGVTYQNNKYRLKGTINDVKKMRDLLIDHFGYSKECIRVLTEEEEDPAFIPTKKNIQDSLKWLVEGSEPGDRLVFYFSGHGLRQPDFNNDERDGFDETICPVDFMQEGMILDNDINSTIVRPLKKNVTLHAIVDACHSGTILDLECIYNARTKNWEDNSPPSKAKKCTDGGIAIGLSACGDDQMAADTSAFTGDEMAGAMTYALIQTVQRNSKLTYGSLLEIIHETLEQVNNGKCFGSRFLHKVFHRSIIQDPLLSSSEEFEVYQKEFVL